TTCCACCTATTTGTTTTAAAGCAGCTTCTAGTGCTTTTATTTGAGTAGAGTCAGGCATTAGCGGAAGTGAAATTTTTTGAGAGTATAAAGATACAACTTTATCCATATCGCCAGTTTCATCACGACCTGCAAAACCAACACTCACATCAATTACATGAGCCCCTGCACGAACTTGTTGTTGAGCAACACTTAAAGTTCCTTCATAATCATTTGCTTTTAAAAGTTCTCTAAAAGCTTTACTTCCAGTTGCATTACTTCTCTCACCAATAAGTAGTGGTGCTGGTTCTTGTTTTAGAGGAACAACATTAAATAGTGAAGCAAGTGAAGCTTTTAAAAATCCACTAGGTTTTTTTGGAACAACACCTTTAACTGCATCACTTAAAGTTTTTATATGTTCAGGTGTAGTTCCACAACATCCACCTAAAAATGCAACACCATTAATATTTAAAAACTCTTTTTGTAAAGCTGTAAACTCATCTGGACCCATAGGATAAAAAGTTTTTCCACCTTTGTTTTGAGGAAGCCCAGCATTTGCATGAACTGAGATTGGAAATTTTGATACTTCACTTAAAGCTTTTACATGTTTTTGAACTTGAATTGGTCCAGTTCCACAGTTAAAACCTAAAGATAAGATATTAAATGGTTTTAAAATAGCTGCAATTGTTAAAGCATCTGTTCCAATTAACATTGTTCCATTTAACTCAATTGTAACGGAAACCATAATTGGAATATTTGGAGCTGTATCATTTAGTGCATGAAGTGCGGCTTTTATTTGAAGTGGATCTTGGCAAGTTTCAAGTAAAAAAACATCAGTTCCTCCATCAACTAAACCAGAAGCCATAGTTTTATAACCTTCATACATACTATCATAAGTAATATGTCCTAAAGATGGCAGTTTCGTTCCAGGTCCAATAGATGCTAAAACAAATTTTGGATCCTCTTTTGTGCTATATTTTTCACAAATCTTTTTAGCACTTATAGCTGCTAGCTTTGATAACTCATAACTTAAATGACCTATTTCATACTCATCTAAAACCCAAGGCATACTTCCAAATGTATTTGTGCTAATAAAATTTGCACCAGCAAGTGCGTAGTTTTCATAAATTGTCTCTAAAATATGAGGAGCTGTAAGATTTAAAAGCTCATTGCACCCTTCTAAATCTTTATTTTCATATTGCCAAAATTTACTCTCTATATCAACTGCTTGAAGCTGTGTTCCCATAGCTCCATCAATTATTAAAACTCTCTCTTTTATTAAATCTTCTATTTTTTCTTGCATATCATCTTCTTATATTTATTTAAAGTTTATATTATATTTTAAAATTGCTAAAAAGCTTGAATTAAAGCGTTACTACAATTTGTTTTTAAATTATCGATTAAGGTAATATAATATTTTTTATCAATTTTTGTAATATAAAATATAGTGTTATTTGTAGCAATAACTTCATAGCTAATATTTTTAACTTTTTGTGTAAACTCTTTTTCTTCTTTGGTTTTATCATTTAGAAAATTATCTAAATAGTTAGTTTTTGGTTCAAAAATAAAAACTCCATCTTTATTCCAGCCATAAAAAGCATCATTGTAAGGACTACAATTAAATGAAACTTCAATATTTTGTATATCAAAACTCTCTATGTAAGTATCAATCTCATCTATTTGATATTTTTTTACTATTTGTGGTTTATTTTCAAGCTCATTTAAATTTACTTCAAAATATCCATAATTTTTATTGATATATATCTCATTTAGATTTTTCAAATCATTTGTTTGTACTAAATACAATATATAACGAACATGGCTCAAAAGTTCTTCATCTATTGGCTCTTTTTTTATTGGTTCCAATCTATTTTGATTTACTGCACAAGAGCTAAAGAGTAATAATATAAAAATTAGTATTATGTTTTTTATCATTTTATTTCCAATATATTTTACTAATAGTACATTTTTTCATCTTAGAACTTATTTTAATTATCTTTTTGATAATATTGTTGATTAAAATCTAATTTTAGGATAATAAAAGCAATGACTGAATCAAAATATATATGGATGGATGGAGAGTTTACTCCTTGGAATGAAGCAAAAGTACACGTTTTAAGCCACACTTTACACTATGGAAATGGTGCAATTGAAGGTACAAAAGCATATAAAACTGTTGATGGAAGATGTGCGATATTTAAACTAAATGAACACACTCAAAGACTTTTAAACTCATCAAAAATGACATTAATGAATGTTCCATTTACTCTTGAAGAGTTAAATAAAGCTCAAGTAGAGTTACTACAAAAAAATGAACTAACAAATGGTGCATATATAAGACCACTTGTATATTTAGGGTATGGAGTTATGGGACTTTATCATAAAGATGCTCCAGTAAAAGTATCTATTTCAGCTTGGGAATGGGGTGCTTATTTAGGAGAAGAGGGTCTTAAAAAAGGTGTTAGAGTAAAAATTTCATCTTTTACAAGAACTCCAAATACTTCTGGTATGGGAAAAGCAAAATCAGTTGCAAACTATATGAATTCTCAAATGGCAAAATATGAAGCTGTTGAAGCTGGATATGATGAAGCACTTTTAAGAGATGACCAAGGTTATATTGCAGAAGCATCAGGTGCATGTTTCTTTATTGTTAAAGATGGAAAATTAATATCTCCACCAAATGACAACTCTTTAGAGTCAATTACTCAAGCAACTGCAATTGATTTAGCAAAAGATATGGGAATTGAGGTTGTTAGAAGAAGAATAACTAGAGAAGAGATTTATGTAGCTGATGAAGCTTTCTTTACAGGAACAGCAGCTGAGATTACTCCAATTAGAGAAGTTGATGCGAGAGTTATTGGAGCTGGAAGTAGAGGTCCTATTACAGAAAAGATTCAATCTGCATATTTTGATGTAGTAACTGGAAAAAATCCAAAATATACGAAGTATTTAACATATATTAACTAATTTTAAATATTATATTAGATTAAAAAAAATATAAGGAAGATTATGCCAATAGATAACGACTATTTTAAGAACAGACAACAAGGGAATAAACCAAGTGGTGGTGGAGGTGGAAATTTTCAACCACCATTTGAAACTCCAGAATTTTTCAAAAATTTTGGTAAAAAAGCAGGTATGCTCTACCTTGTAATTATACTAATTGGTGCACTATTTTTGTTTAAACCATTTGTTATTATTGAATCAGGACAAGTTGGTATTAAAGCAACAACAGGAAAATATGATAAAGAGCCTTTAAATCCAGGATTCCATTTTTATATTCCTGTAATTCAAAGGGTTATTGTTGTTGATACAAAAGTTAGACTTTTAACATATATGAACACTCAAAGTATTGGTTCTTTTGATCAAAGTATCAAAAATAACCCTGCAATAAATGTTTTAGATTCAAGAGGTTTACCAATCTCTATTGAATTAACAGTTCAATACAATATTATTGCAAGTGGAGTTCCTGAAACAATTGCAATTTGGGGACCATCTTGGGAAGATAAAATTGTAAATCAAGTTGTTGGAGAGGTTGCAAGAAGTGTTCTTGGTGGATACAATGCTGAAGTTCTTCCTATGAAAAGAAATGAAGTTGCTGAAAGTCTTGATAGATTAATAAAAGAGAAAGTTGCTGAAAGATCTAAGCAAGCAGTTGTAGTTGAATCTGTTCAGTTAAAAGAGATTGTTCTTCCTGAAAAAATTAAAGAGCAAATAGAAAAAGTTCAAATTGCAAATCAAGAAGCCGAAAGAGTAAGATACGAAGTTCAAAGAGCTAAACAAGAGGCTGAAAAAAGAGCGGCACTTGCAACTGGAGAAGCTGAAGCTAAAAGAATTGAAGCTCAAGGTAGAGCTGATGCTGTAGCTATTGAAGCAAAAGCACAATCTGCTGCAAATAAAGTTATTGCTGAATCTTTAACATCTAATCTTCTTCAAATGCAACAAATTGAAGTTCAAGGAAAATTCAACGAAGCTTTAAGAGAGAACAAAGATGCAAAGATTTTCTTAACACCAGGTGGTTCAACTCCTAATATTTGGGTTGATACAAAAGATAAAAATAGAGATACTGTAGTTAATCAAAAATAGTATGTAAATTTTAAAAGAGGTGGAGAATGAGAATAGTAGCTTTAATTTTATTATTACTATTTTCTAGTAACCACCTTTTTGCTGATTCAATAGAATCTGTTCTTAAAATAAAACCTCCAATAAAATATAATCAAAACCAAAAATATGACAAAATCAAAAAGTATGGTGACAATCAAAGTGATGGTGATAGCAAAAAATATGACTTTGGAATTGACATTGGTATAGATAAAGAGCTTATGACAATAGATAGGTTAAAAATTGATGTTGAAACAAAATTTAAAGGTATTAATTAGATGAAAAATATAGAAAAGATAGATTGGGCAAAAATGACAGATTTAATACCTGTTATAACTCAAGATAGTAGTTCAAATGAAGTTTTAATGCTAGGATATACAAACAAAGAAGCTTTAGAAATTACACTAAAAACTGGATATGCACACTACTTTAGTAGAAGTAAGCAAAGAATTTGGAAAAAAGGTGAAAGCTCAAATCACACTCAAAAAATAGTAAATATTTTCCTTGATTGCGATAACGACACTCTATTATTTAAAGTTGTTCAAGAAGGAGTTGCTTGTCATACAGGAAGAAAATCTTGTTTTTTTACAAATCTAGAAAATAGTGAAGTTGTTGAAGATGTAAAAGTTGATTTATCAAAAACATATAGCGTAATAGATAATTTATACCACACTATACAAAAACGAAAAAATGAAGATATTACAAAATCTTACACTGCAAAACTTTTAAATGGTAGCCAAAACTCTATGCTTAAAAAAATTGTAGAAGAAGCTGGAGAGTTTTGTTTTGCAATAAAAGATAAAAATGAAGATGAAGCAATATACGAAGCAGCCGATATTACATATCATGTTTTAGTAGCTCTTGCAAGTCTTAATATAAATCCTGATAGAGTAAAACAAGAGTTAGCAAGAAGATTTGAAATTTCGGGGATAGAAGAAAAAAACTCAAGAAACAGATAAAAATTATTAATATTTCTTATACAACTAAGTTGCATTTAATAATTGCTTGTTATAATGCTCGCAACAAAAACTAAAAAAGGAGTTTAAATGACAAATAGCTGTCAACACTGCTCTAAGAAAATACCAATTTCAAAAGTTTT
Above is a genomic segment from Aliarcobacter cryaerophilus containing:
- the hisIE gene encoding bifunctional phosphoribosyl-AMP cyclohydrolase/phosphoribosyl-ATP diphosphatase HisIE; this encodes MKNIEKIDWAKMTDLIPVITQDSSSNEVLMLGYTNKEALEITLKTGYAHYFSRSKQRIWKKGESSNHTQKIVNIFLDCDNDTLLFKVVQEGVACHTGRKSCFFTNLENSEVVEDVKVDLSKTYSVIDNLYHTIQKRKNEDITKSYTAKLLNGSQNSMLKKIVEEAGEFCFAIKDKNEDEAIYEAADITYHVLVALASLNINPDRVKQELARRFEISGIEEKNSRNR
- a CDS encoding branched-chain amino acid transaminase, yielding MTESKYIWMDGEFTPWNEAKVHVLSHTLHYGNGAIEGTKAYKTVDGRCAIFKLNEHTQRLLNSSKMTLMNVPFTLEELNKAQVELLQKNELTNGAYIRPLVYLGYGVMGLYHKDAPVKVSISAWEWGAYLGEEGLKKGVRVKISSFTRTPNTSGMGKAKSVANYMNSQMAKYEAVEAGYDEALLRDDQGYIAEASGACFFIVKDGKLISPPNDNSLESITQATAIDLAKDMGIEVVRRRITREEIYVADEAFFTGTAAEITPIREVDARVIGAGSRGPITEKIQSAYFDVVTGKNPKYTKYLTYIN
- a CDS encoding prohibitin family protein, producing the protein MPIDNDYFKNRQQGNKPSGGGGGNFQPPFETPEFFKNFGKKAGMLYLVIILIGALFLFKPFVIIESGQVGIKATTGKYDKEPLNPGFHFYIPVIQRVIVVDTKVRLLTYMNTQSIGSFDQSIKNNPAINVLDSRGLPISIELTVQYNIIASGVPETIAIWGPSWEDKIVNQVVGEVARSVLGGYNAEVLPMKRNEVAESLDRLIKEKVAERSKQAVVVESVQLKEIVLPEKIKEQIEKVQIANQEAERVRYEVQRAKQEAEKRAALATGEAEAKRIEAQGRADAVAIEAKAQSAANKVIAESLTSNLLQMQQIEVQGKFNEALRENKDAKIFLTPGGSTPNIWVDTKDKNRDTVVNQK